One stretch of Deinococcus sp. Leaf326 DNA includes these proteins:
- the folB gene encoding dihydroneopterin aldolase, with protein MSRVVLEGLEFHARHGVYDTEAVLGARFVVDAELHYAFAGLPDELDAAVNYAEVYASIAAEVTAERYQLIEVLADRIARRLLAEQPRLERVTIRVHKPFAPLPGVFRDVYAELTLDRG; from the coding sequence ATGAGTCGGGTCGTCTTGGAAGGACTGGAATTTCACGCGCGTCACGGCGTCTATGACACGGAAGCCGTGCTGGGGGCACGCTTCGTGGTGGACGCCGAGCTGCACTACGCTTTCGCTGGGCTGCCGGATGAGCTGGACGCGGCCGTGAATTACGCGGAGGTCTACGCCAGCATTGCTGCAGAGGTCACGGCCGAGCGGTACCAACTCATTGAAGTGCTGGCCGACCGAATCGCGCGTCGCCTGCTGGCCGAGCAGCCCCGGCTGGAGCGGGTCACCATCCGGGTCCACAAGCCCTTCGCCCCGCTGCCCGGCGTCTTCCGGGACGTGTACGCCGAGTTGACGCTGGACCGGGGATGA